Proteins from a genomic interval of Neisseria arctica:
- the iscX gene encoding Fe-S cluster assembly protein IscX produces MKWTDTQRIAEELYDNHNDIDPQTIRFTQLRELVLALPDFDDDPSRCGERILEAIQQAWIEEAQ; encoded by the coding sequence ATGAAATGGACTGACACCCAACGCATAGCCGAAGAGCTTTACGACAATCATAATGATATTGACCCTCAAACCATCCGCTTTACCCAATTGCGCGAACTGGTTTTGGCATTACCTGATTTTGATGACGATCCCTCACGTTGCGGCGAGCGTATTCTCGAAGCCATCCAACAAGCATGGATTGAAGAAGCACAATAA
- a CDS encoding heavy-metal-associated domain-containing protein, which produces MKTVTLNIEGMTCGGCVNSVTRILEAVEGVEKAHVDLASGRAVINIAEGKTDTAQLIEAIENAGFDASLPA; this is translated from the coding sequence ATGAAAACGGTTACCTTAAATATCGAAGGCATGACTTGCGGCGGTTGTGTTAACAGTGTTACACGCATACTTGAAGCAGTAGAAGGCGTGGAAAAAGCACACGTAGACTTGGCCTCGGGCCGTGCCGTTATTAATATCGCGGAAGGTAAAACCGATACGGCCCAACTGATTGAAGCAATTGAAAACGCCGGGTTCGACGCATCTCTGCCTGCATGA
- the ettA gene encoding energy-dependent translational throttle protein EttA — translation MAQYVYSMLRVSKVVPPQKTIIKDISLSFFPGAKIGLLGLNGAGKSTVLRIMAGVDKEFEGEAVPMSGIKIGYLPQEPELDPEKTVREEVESGLGEVADAQKRLEEVYAAYADPDADFDALAEEQGRLEAIIAAGSSTSGGAEHELEIAADALRLPDWDTKIGVLSGGEKRRVALCKLLLSKPDMLLLDEPTNHLDAESVEWLEQFLVRFPGTVVAVTHDRYFLDNAAEWILELDRGHGIPWKGNYSSWLEQKEQRLANEAKSEAARIKAMKQELEWVRQNTKGRQAKSKARLARFEEMSNYEYQKRNETQEIFIPVAERLGNEVIEFVNVSKSFGDKVLIDDLSFKVPPGAIVGIIGPNGAGKSTLFKMIAGKEQPDSGEVKIGQTVKMSLIDQSREGLQSDKTVFDTIAEGRDILQVGQFEIPARAYLGRFNFKGSDQSKIAGNLSGGERGRLHLAKTLLAGGNVLLLDEPSNDLDVETLRALEDALLEFAGSVMVISHDRWFLDRIATHILACEGDSKWVFFDGNYQEYEADKKRRLGEEGAKPKRIKYKPVTR, via the coding sequence ATGGCCCAATATGTATATTCTATGCTGCGCGTGAGCAAAGTAGTTCCGCCGCAGAAAACCATTATCAAAGATATTTCATTATCATTTTTTCCGGGCGCTAAAATCGGCCTTTTGGGTTTGAACGGTGCGGGTAAATCTACCGTGTTGCGGATTATGGCCGGGGTAGATAAAGAGTTTGAAGGAGAAGCCGTGCCGATGAGCGGTATCAAAATCGGCTATTTGCCGCAAGAGCCGGAGCTTGACCCTGAAAAAACCGTGCGCGAAGAGGTAGAAAGCGGCTTGGGTGAAGTGGCCGATGCGCAAAAGCGTTTGGAAGAAGTTTATGCTGCTTATGCCGATCCGGATGCCGACTTTGATGCTTTGGCAGAAGAACAGGGGCGTTTGGAAGCGATTATCGCCGCCGGTTCCAGCACAAGCGGCGGTGCCGAGCATGAATTGGAAATTGCGGCAGATGCCCTGCGCCTGCCCGATTGGGATACCAAAATCGGCGTATTATCTGGCGGTGAAAAACGCCGCGTGGCTTTGTGCAAATTGCTGTTGTCCAAACCCGATATGCTGTTGTTGGACGAACCGACCAACCACTTGGACGCCGAATCGGTAGAATGGCTGGAGCAATTCTTGGTGCGCTTCCCCGGAACGGTAGTGGCGGTTACGCACGACCGCTACTTCCTTGATAATGCCGCCGAGTGGATTTTAGAGCTCGACCGCGGCCACGGTATTCCTTGGAAAGGCAACTATTCTTCATGGCTGGAGCAAAAAGAGCAGCGTTTGGCCAACGAAGCCAAATCCGAGGCTGCCCGTATCAAGGCTATGAAACAGGAATTGGAATGGGTTCGCCAAAATACCAAGGGCCGCCAAGCCAAATCAAAAGCCCGTTTGGCGCGTTTTGAGGAAATGAGTAATTACGAATACCAAAAGCGCAATGAAACACAAGAAATCTTCATTCCTGTGGCCGAGCGCTTGGGTAACGAAGTGATTGAGTTTGTAAATGTTTCCAAGTCATTCGGCGATAAGGTACTGATTGACGACTTGAGCTTTAAAGTGCCGCCCGGTGCGATTGTCGGCATTATCGGCCCCAACGGTGCCGGTAAATCGACCCTGTTCAAAATGATTGCAGGTAAAGAGCAGCCTGATTCGGGTGAAGTGAAAATCGGCCAAACCGTCAAAATGAGCTTGATTGACCAAAGCCGCGAAGGTTTGCAAAGCGATAAGACCGTATTCGATACCATCGCCGAAGGCCGCGATATTTTGCAGGTAGGGCAGTTTGAAATTCCCGCCCGTGCTTACTTGGGCCGTTTTAACTTCAAAGGCAGCGACCAAAGTAAAATTGCCGGCAATCTTTCAGGTGGTGAGCGCGGCCGTCTGCACTTGGCCAAAACCCTTTTGGCGGGCGGCAACGTATTGTTGCTGGACGAACCCTCCAATGATTTGGATGTAGAAACCCTGCGTGCCCTTGAAGATGCTTTGCTGGAATTTGCCGGTAGCGTGATGGTGATTTCGCACGACCGCTGGTTCCTTGACCGCATTGCCACACATATTTTGGCATGCGAAGGCGATTCAAAATGGGTGTTCTTCGATGGCAACTATCAGGAATACGAAGCCGATAAAAAACGCCGTTTGGGTGAAGAAGGTGCGAAGCCGAAACGGATTAAATACAAACCGGTAACACGTTAA
- the fghA gene encoding S-formylglutathione hydrolase has translation MPTTLLSRHKMFNGHHERHRHYSNANGCEMTFSIYLPPQALQGYRVPVLYWLSGLTCTDENFSTKSGAQRYAAQWGMALVIPDTSPRGSDIADDDRYDLGQGAGFYVNATEKPWVAHYQMYDYITHELPALIETEFPVSDQRSISGHSMGGHGALQIALKNPTRYAAVSAFAPIVNPSETPWGQQAFSAYLGGQTENWLAYDSTALIKRCAHPLPILIDQGDADEFYPHELQPEKFIAAARANRFHVQYNLRPGYDHSYYFVASFIGTHIEFHADALGL, from the coding sequence ATGCCTACTACTTTGCTTAGCCGCCATAAAATGTTCAATGGCCACCATGAGCGTCACCGTCATTACTCGAATGCAAACGGCTGTGAGATGACTTTCTCCATTTACCTGCCGCCGCAAGCATTGCAAGGTTACCGCGTTCCCGTTCTCTACTGGCTTTCAGGGCTAACCTGTACCGATGAAAATTTCTCAACCAAATCTGGGGCGCAACGCTATGCGGCACAATGGGGAATGGCTTTGGTTATACCCGACACTTCTCCGAGGGGCAGCGATATTGCTGATGACGACCGTTATGATTTGGGGCAAGGCGCGGGGTTTTATGTGAATGCCACCGAAAAACCTTGGGTCGCACACTATCAAATGTACGACTATATTACGCACGAGCTGCCGGCCCTGATTGAAACCGAATTTCCCGTCAGCGACCAACGCAGTATCTCCGGTCATAGCATGGGCGGACACGGTGCCCTGCAAATCGCACTAAAAAATCCCACGCGCTATGCCGCCGTATCGGCATTCGCACCGATCGTCAATCCGAGCGAAACACCTTGGGGACAGCAAGCATTCTCAGCTTATTTGGGCGGCCAAACTGAAAATTGGCTGGCCTACGACAGTACGGCACTTATTAAACGCTGCGCACACCCGCTGCCGATACTGATTGATCAAGGCGATGCCGATGAATTTTATCCGCATGAGTTACAACCGGAAAAATTTATAGCCGCCGCTCGTGCCAACCGCTTCCACGTTCAATATAACCTCCGCCCCGGCTACGACCACAGCTACTACTTTGTAGCCAGCTTTATCGGTACGCATATCGAATTCCATGCCGATGCCTTGGGTTTGTAA
- the recR gene encoding recombination mediator RecR: MQKPTDAFNRLIDALKILPNVGPKSAQRMAYQLLQHNRSGAAELVEALQYALKQVRHCAGCNTFCEHEYCDICADEKRDRRRLMIVHMPADVASMEAAHCHDGLYFVLMGQVNPVQGMDLSHIALERLVERLKESETEEIIIATNFTAEGDATAYILSELFKNLPYKVSRLARGMPLGGELEYVDAGTLAQAVYERRLLKE; the protein is encoded by the coding sequence ATGCAGAAACCTACCGATGCTTTTAACCGCCTGATTGATGCCTTGAAAATATTACCCAATGTCGGCCCGAAATCGGCACAGCGTATGGCATACCAACTTTTGCAGCACAACCGGAGCGGTGCGGCCGAATTGGTTGAAGCGTTGCAATATGCCTTGAAACAAGTACGCCATTGCGCCGGTTGCAATACGTTTTGCGAACATGAATATTGCGATATATGCGCCGATGAAAAACGCGACCGCCGCCGTTTGATGATTGTGCATATGCCGGCGGATGTGGCGAGTATGGAGGCGGCGCATTGTCACGACGGCTTGTATTTTGTATTGATGGGACAGGTTAACCCCGTGCAAGGGATGGATTTGAGCCATATTGCATTAGAGCGGCTGGTAGAGCGGTTGAAGGAAAGCGAAACCGAAGAAATCATTATCGCTACTAATTTTACAGCCGAAGGCGATGCGACCGCCTATATATTGTCGGAGCTGTTTAAAAACCTGCCGTATAAAGTAAGCCGTTTGGCACGCGGGATGCCTTTGGGTGGCGAACTGGAATATGTGGATGCGGGTACGTTGGCGCAAGCGGTATATGAGCGGCGTTTGTTGAAAGAGTAA
- the murI gene encoding glutamate racemase: MNNKQRPIGVFDSGVGGLTNVRALMERLPMENIVYFGDTARVPYGVKSRSTIESFTAQIVDFLLQNDVKALVIACNTIAAVAGQKVRTMAGNMPVLDVITAGAEAALNTTQTNYIGVIATSTTVNSNAYARAIHSCNADTRVQSQAAPLLVPLVEEGWLDHEVTRLTVREYLKPLLAEDIDTLVLGCTHYPLLKPLIRREAPGIALVDSAITTAEATARALAEADLLNTDNPAPDYRFYVSDIPLRFRTIGERFLGRSMEQIEMVSLG; this comes from the coding sequence ATGAATAATAAGCAGCGTCCTATCGGTGTGTTTGATTCTGGCGTGGGCGGTCTTACCAATGTGCGTGCATTGATGGAGCGTTTGCCGATGGAAAATATCGTTTATTTCGGTGATACGGCCCGTGTGCCCTATGGTGTGAAGTCCCGTTCCACGATTGAATCTTTTACCGCTCAAATTGTTGATTTTCTTTTGCAAAATGATGTTAAGGCCTTGGTGATCGCCTGTAATACCATTGCTGCCGTTGCAGGTCAGAAGGTGCGGACAATGGCGGGTAACATGCCGGTATTGGATGTGATTACGGCGGGAGCCGAGGCAGCGCTCAATACTACGCAAACCAACTATATCGGCGTTATTGCGACAAGCACTACGGTAAACAGCAACGCATATGCCCGTGCTATTCACAGCTGCAATGCCGATACGCGGGTGCAGTCGCAAGCGGCTCCTTTGTTGGTGCCTCTGGTAGAAGAAGGTTGGCTTGACCATGAGGTAACGAGGTTAACGGTACGCGAATATCTCAAACCTCTGTTGGCAGAAGATATTGATACGCTGGTGTTGGGTTGCACGCATTATCCATTATTGAAACCCCTTATCCGCAGGGAAGCACCTGGTATTGCATTGGTGGATTCCGCCATCACAACAGCCGAAGCGACCGCACGTGCATTGGCTGAAGCAGACTTGCTTAATACCGATAACCCGGCGCCCGATTACCGTTTCTATGTTAGTGATATCCCCTTGCGCTTCCGAACTATAGGCGAGCGTTTTTTAGGCCGCAGCATGGAGCAGATTGAAATGGTTTCATTGGGTTGA
- a CDS encoding alpha-hydroxy acid oxidase: MKQDLSKITCIEDLRRVAKRKMPKMFYDYIDSGSWTESTYRANSDDFQAIKLRQKVLVDMEGRSLSAPMLGQTYTMPLATAPTGLTGMMHADGEILAARAAEKFGIPFSLSTMSICSIEDIAENTSAPFWFQLYVMRDREFMENLIRRAQAAQCSALILTADLQILGQRHRDIKNGLSTPPKPTLKNWLNLATKPEWCLSMLNTERRTFRNIVGHAKSITDVSSLSSWTAEQFDPRLSWDDVARIKDLWGGKLIIKGILDAEDAEMAVKHGADAIVVSNHGGRQLDGALSTIRALPNIVQAVGSKTEVWLDSGIRSGQDMLKAWALGARGFMTGRAYLYGLGAYGEQGVTRALEILYKEMDITMAFTGHRNLADVDKNILIKGTYPEPY; this comes from the coding sequence ATGAAACAAGATTTAAGTAAAATTACCTGTATAGAAGACTTACGCCGTGTAGCCAAGCGCAAAATGCCGAAAATGTTTTACGACTACATCGACTCAGGCTCATGGACGGAATCCACATACCGGGCAAACAGTGATGATTTCCAAGCCATCAAACTGCGTCAAAAAGTATTGGTTGATATGGAAGGCCGTTCACTGTCTGCCCCTATGTTGGGGCAAACATATACCATGCCTTTGGCAACCGCTCCTACGGGACTAACCGGCATGATGCACGCCGACGGCGAAATTCTGGCCGCACGCGCAGCAGAAAAATTCGGCATCCCCTTTTCGCTCTCCACCATGTCGATCTGCTCAATCGAAGATATTGCCGAAAACACCTCGGCACCTTTCTGGTTTCAATTATATGTAATGCGCGATCGCGAGTTTATGGAAAACCTTATCCGCCGCGCCCAAGCCGCACAGTGTTCCGCCTTAATTCTCACCGCCGACCTGCAAATACTCGGTCAACGCCACAGGGATATTAAAAACGGCCTCTCCACCCCACCGAAACCCACCCTGAAAAATTGGCTCAATTTGGCCACCAAGCCGGAGTGGTGCTTAAGCATGCTCAATACCGAACGCCGTACTTTCCGTAATATCGTCGGCCATGCAAAAAGCATTACCGATGTTTCCTCGTTGTCTTCATGGACAGCCGAACAATTTGATCCCCGTTTAAGCTGGGACGACGTTGCCCGTATTAAAGATTTATGGGGCGGGAAGCTGATCATCAAAGGTATTTTAGATGCCGAAGATGCGGAAATGGCCGTCAAACACGGTGCAGATGCCATTGTTGTATCCAACCACGGAGGCCGCCAGCTCGACGGCGCGCTTTCAACCATCCGCGCCCTGCCCAATATCGTACAGGCTGTCGGCAGCAAAACCGAAGTATGGCTGGACAGCGGCATACGCAGCGGCCAAGATATGCTCAAAGCCTGGGCTCTTGGCGCCCGCGGTTTTATGACAGGCCGCGCTTATCTTTACGGTTTGGGCGCATACGGAGAACAAGGCGTTACCCGAGCGTTGGAAATACTTTATAAAGAAATGGATATCACTATGGCATTTACCGGTCATCGAAATCTTGCCGACGTAGATAAAAACATTTTGATAAAAGGCACTTATCCCGAGCCTTACTAA
- a CDS encoding N-acetylmuramoyl-L-alanine amidase has protein sequence MVKPITRRRVLSSAAGLLFTVTPLGALAKAAPEFVAVRIWPANAYTRITLEASQALKYKHFTLSNPSRLVVDIEGSTLNNVLQSINTKVQKSDPYIANIRVGQNTATTVRVVIDLKQTVNPQVFTLAPIANFRNRLVIDLYPSAAVAAAAEANDPLMALLEDYTQGRIRSDGTGSGGNVPPVQDRQPAIVDTPPPTDTRRSNRKPIIVLDPGHGGEDPGAIGPSGLREKNVVLAIARETKKRLDAMGYQTYMTRNEDVFIPLGVRVAKARSLKADIFVSIHADAFTSPSARGTGVYALSTRGATSAAARFLEQTQNNADLIGGVQKVGNKQVDSALLDMTQTATIKDSLVLGRRVLDELGKLNKLHKGYVDQANFAVLRAPDIPSILVETAFLSNPTEEKLLASASFRQQSANAIAQGIRSYLSNAVLARR, from the coding sequence ATGGTCAAACCAATTACCCGCCGCCGCGTTTTAAGTAGTGCCGCCGGCTTGTTGTTCACAGTTACACCATTAGGCGCACTGGCAAAAGCCGCTCCTGAGTTTGTAGCTGTCCGCATCTGGCCTGCCAACGCCTACACCCGTATCACGCTCGAAGCCTCCCAAGCGCTCAAATACAAGCACTTTACCCTAAGTAACCCGTCCCGTTTGGTAGTGGATATCGAGGGTTCGACATTAAACAATGTATTGCAAAGCATCAATACCAAAGTTCAAAAAAGCGACCCTTATATCGCCAACATACGGGTTGGACAAAATACCGCGACTACCGTACGGGTTGTGATTGATTTGAAACAAACAGTCAACCCGCAAGTATTTACTCTGGCACCGATCGCCAATTTCCGAAACCGCTTGGTTATCGACCTTTACCCATCTGCTGCCGTAGCGGCTGCCGCCGAAGCAAACGATCCTTTAATGGCGCTGCTCGAAGACTATACGCAAGGCCGCATCCGCAGCGACGGCACGGGTAGCGGCGGCAACGTCCCCCCTGTACAAGACCGCCAACCCGCTATTGTCGACACTCCGCCGCCTACAGATACCCGCCGCAGTAACCGCAAACCGATTATCGTGCTTGATCCCGGTCATGGCGGCGAAGATCCGGGCGCTATCGGCCCCAGCGGCCTACGTGAAAAAAACGTTGTCTTGGCAATTGCCCGCGAAACCAAAAAACGATTGGACGCTATGGGCTACCAAACCTATATGACGCGTAATGAAGATGTTTTCATCCCATTAGGCGTGCGTGTCGCCAAAGCCCGATCACTTAAAGCGGATATTTTCGTGTCTATCCATGCCGATGCTTTTACCAGCCCTTCGGCACGCGGCACAGGCGTTTATGCGCTCAGCACACGCGGCGCGACCAGTGCGGCCGCCCGCTTTCTCGAGCAAACGCAAAATAATGCCGACTTAATCGGCGGCGTACAAAAAGTGGGAAACAAACAAGTCGACAGCGCTCTTCTTGATATGACCCAAACGGCTACAATCAAAGACAGCTTAGTACTCGGCCGCAGGGTGTTGGACGAGCTGGGCAAGCTCAACAAACTGCATAAAGGTTATGTTGACCAAGCCAACTTCGCCGTTTTGCGCGCCCCGGATATTCCCTCTATTTTGGTAGAAACGGCTTTCCTATCGAACCCTACCGAAGAAAAACTATTGGCCAGCGCCTCATTCCGCCAGCAAAGTGCAAATGCAATCGCCCAAGGCATCCGCAGTTATCTAAGCAACGCCGTATTAGCACGCCGTTAA
- a CDS encoding heavy metal translocating P-type ATPase, with protein MQQKARFSISGMTCQACASRIEKVLNKKDFISEANVNFASEEAVVTFDGEISNNEAIAAIIRQAGFEATLQTESGPTTTTAAEHPSHLHLWLLLAINIPFIIGMAGMLLGQHHWMLPPIWQFVLASIVQLWLATPFYRGAWASVKGGLANMDVLVSLGTLAIYLYSAFILFAHPSGHGTQAHVYFEAGVMVIGFVSLGKFLEQRTKKASLNSLGELLTLTPKQVNVERNGSWQTLPLNQVRTGELIRAGLGERIAADGVVESGNGWADESHLTGESNPEAKTVGSRVLAGAMITGGSITYRAEHFGSQTLLGDMMAALAEAQGSKAPIARVADKVAAVFVPAVVGIALLTFVITGYLTSDWVNALMNAVAVLVIACPCALGLATPAAIMVGMGKAVKHGIWFKDAATMEEAARVDTVVLDKTGTLTQGRPKVAAVWLAPDSGYNENSLYRAAAAVEQYAKHPLADAVINAAKERQLDIPDAENIVIEAGAGISADVSEYGRVCVGKPEWCGISPPQDMDAVWQISSLVAVSADNGPIGIFALADELKADTAEAIRRLQEKNIDIHIMSGDRPEVVAYIAQKLNIKHAKGNMNPREKAAAIQALRHKGRTVAMVGDGINDAPALAAANIGFAMKNGADIAESAASATLMQHSVNQMVDALLISRATLKNIKQNLFFAFIYNILGIPLAAFGLLNPIIAGAAMALSSVSVLANALRLKNTKVH; from the coding sequence ATGCAGCAAAAAGCCCGTTTCAGCATCAGCGGCATGACCTGCCAAGCCTGCGCCAGCCGAATTGAAAAAGTGCTGAACAAAAAAGATTTTATTAGCGAAGCAAACGTCAACTTCGCCAGTGAAGAAGCCGTCGTTACTTTTGACGGCGAAATCAGCAATAATGAGGCCATCGCCGCCATTATCCGCCAAGCCGGCTTTGAGGCTACTTTGCAAACCGAAAGCGGGCCAACCACTACTACGGCTGCCGAACATCCCTCCCATTTACACCTATGGCTGCTATTAGCCATCAATATCCCGTTTATCATCGGCATGGCCGGTATGCTGCTCGGGCAGCATCATTGGATGCTGCCGCCTATATGGCAATTTGTCTTGGCCAGCATAGTCCAACTTTGGCTTGCCACGCCCTTTTACCGTGGCGCATGGGCATCGGTAAAAGGCGGTTTGGCCAATATGGACGTCTTGGTTTCACTCGGCACGCTTGCTATTTATTTGTATTCCGCATTTATTTTATTCGCCCATCCGTCCGGCCACGGCACGCAAGCCCATGTTTATTTTGAAGCCGGTGTGATGGTTATCGGCTTTGTCAGCTTGGGTAAGTTTTTAGAACAGCGTACAAAAAAAGCAAGCCTCAACAGTTTGGGCGAACTGCTCACCCTTACACCCAAACAAGTCAATGTGGAGCGAAACGGCAGTTGGCAAACCTTACCCTTAAACCAAGTCCGCACCGGAGAACTTATCCGTGCCGGTTTGGGAGAGCGCATAGCCGCAGATGGCGTTGTGGAAAGCGGCAATGGCTGGGCCGATGAAAGCCATCTTACGGGAGAATCCAATCCCGAAGCAAAAACCGTAGGCAGTAGGGTATTGGCAGGCGCTATGATAACCGGAGGCAGCATCACCTACCGAGCCGAACATTTCGGCAGCCAAACCCTATTGGGCGATATGATGGCCGCACTGGCCGAAGCACAAGGCAGTAAAGCCCCTATAGCCCGTGTGGCGGATAAAGTGGCAGCCGTTTTCGTACCGGCAGTAGTCGGTATTGCGCTGTTAACGTTTGTCATCACGGGATATCTTACATCCGATTGGGTAAACGCCCTGATGAATGCCGTTGCCGTCTTGGTGATTGCCTGCCCGTGCGCACTCGGCTTGGCGACGCCTGCCGCCATCATGGTGGGAATGGGCAAAGCGGTTAAACACGGTATCTGGTTTAAAGACGCTGCCACTATGGAAGAAGCCGCCCGTGTCGATACTGTCGTACTTGATAAAACAGGCACACTCACCCAAGGTCGGCCAAAAGTTGCCGCCGTATGGCTTGCACCCGACAGCGGCTATAATGAAAACAGCCTTTACCGTGCTGCCGCTGCAGTCGAACAATATGCCAAACATCCTTTGGCCGATGCAGTGATTAATGCTGCCAAAGAACGGCAGTTGGATATTCCTGACGCCGAAAATATTGTAATAGAGGCCGGGGCAGGTATTTCTGCCGATGTTTCGGAATATGGTAGGGTTTGTGTGGGCAAACCGGAATGGTGCGGTATCTCACCGCCCCAAGACATGGATGCTGTTTGGCAGATTTCGAGTTTGGTTGCGGTATCCGCCGACAACGGCCCTATCGGCATATTTGCACTGGCAGACGAATTGAAAGCCGATACTGCCGAAGCTATCCGCCGTCTTCAGGAGAAAAATATCGATATTCATATAATGAGTGGGGATCGCCCGGAAGTTGTAGCTTATATTGCACAAAAGCTAAACATCAAACATGCCAAAGGCAATATGAACCCGCGTGAAAAAGCCGCCGCTATTCAAGCCTTGCGCCATAAAGGCCGAACCGTAGCCATGGTGGGAGACGGCATTAATGATGCGCCTGCATTAGCCGCTGCCAATATCGGCTTTGCCATGAAAAACGGCGCGGATATTGCGGAATCCGCAGCCTCTGCTACCCTGATGCAGCACTCGGTCAATCAAATGGTTGATGCCCTGTTAATTTCTCGCGCCACGCTGAAAAATATCAAACAAAATCTATTTTTTGCATTTATCTATAATATCTTAGGCATTCCGCTGGCGGCATTTGGCCTGCTCAACCCGATTATCGCCGGAGCCGCTATGGCTTTAAGTTCGGTATCCGTATTAGCCAATGCCCTTCGACTTAAAAACACAAAGGTTCATTAA
- the tsaE gene encoding tRNA (adenosine(37)-N6)-threonylcarbamoyltransferase complex ATPase subunit type 1 TsaE, whose protein sequence is MTASTPITHYLTDEAATLALGGSLAPGLTAPLVIYLDGDLGAGKTTFTRGLLRGLGHQGAVKSPTYTLVESYPLERFTLHHFDLYRFGSPEEWDDAGLDELFDNRSICLIEWPQQAEGFVPPADLTAALKRSGDGRSLTLTAHTDIGRKSLEVWSNQLPAAAF, encoded by the coding sequence ATGACAGCATCCACTCCGATAACACACTACCTGACCGACGAGGCGGCCACTTTGGCTCTGGGCGGCAGCTTGGCGCCCGGCCTGACGGCGCCTCTGGTGATTTATCTGGATGGTGATCTCGGTGCCGGCAAAACTACCTTTACCCGCGGCCTATTACGCGGACTCGGCCATCAAGGCGCAGTTAAAAGCCCTACCTATACATTGGTCGAATCTTATCCGCTTGAGCGGTTTACCCTTCATCATTTCGATCTCTACCGCTTTGGCAGCCCCGAAGAATGGGATGATGCCGGTTTAGATGAATTATTCGACAACCGCAGCATCTGCCTCATCGAATGGCCGCAACAGGCAGAAGGTTTCGTACCGCCTGCCGACCTTACCGCCGCCCTCAAACGCTCAGGCGACGGCCGCTCCCTCACCCTAACCGCACATACCGATATCGGCAGAAAAAGTTTAGAAGTATGGTCAAACCAATTACCCGCCGCCGCGTTTTAA